The genomic stretch GGGGGACTGAGATTTTCTACCCTGGAAGTGGAAATAGTAAATTCCCTCATGGGAAGTGCTGATTTTTCCAGGATGTTTGCCCTGGGGATAGTCCAGTTTTTAATCCTGACCGGGGTAAATATTATCGGGGAAAAAATTACCGGATATGAACTGGAGGAGGATGAAAAAACCGGAGAGGTATCGCTGATTACAGTGATATACAGTTACCTGTTTATTCTCTTTGAATTTGGGATAGTAGGGATAAATTTAATTTTTTCCTTCTACAACTATTATGATAAGAAGTTTTCCATAAGAGCCTTTATAGATATCCTCTCACCAGAGTTCAACCAGAAATACCCGGTGGTTGAATCTATTATAAATTCAGGGATGATAGCCATGGTGACAGCTTTTATAGTGGTAATATTTACCTATCTGCTGCTGAAATCCACCAGTAGATTCAGCACCTATATAATATTTTCGACCTTTGGGATCTCCAGCGGGTTCCTGGGAATAACCCTGGTTTATACAAATATAATCTATGATATTCCCTATATAGTCTTACTTATAGGAGGATTTTTTCTGACCACGGTTCCCCTGGCATATTCATTTATGTACCAGTATATAAAGAAGTTTCCGATGGAGATATTGGAAGCCGGCAGTATAGATGGGGCAAATAAATTCCAGACTTTTATCTATGTGGAACTGCCCATATTAAAGGAAGTTCTCACGGGGACTTACTTGCAGATTTTTGCTGTGATCTATGCAGAATTTACCATAACCTATACTATGCAGCTGGGAAGATACCTCCCCCTTTCATCGGTGGTAAACTATAACCTTTATACCAATAAATTATTTTTAGAGAGTGCAGCCATGAGCAGCCTGAATATACTTATAATCGGGATATTATTTATGCTGCCCTATATGAAGAGGAAAAAACTATAAAAAAGAAGAATTGGAGGAGCTGACTAGCTCCTCCAATTCTTCTTTTTGACCCTCTACCCTAATAAATGACTCTCCATTGCAAAGAAAACTAATTTACTCGCAATTCTAAGCATGATTAAACCGATAACTATATCTAAAATTTTCCAAGTAATCTCTTTCTTAAAAATAGGAATAAGAATACGTGCCCCATAAGCTAAGCCAAAGAACCAGACAAAGGACGCCGAACAGGCTCCTATAATAAAATCAATCTGTTGATGTTCGGCAAATTTTGATCCAATACTTCCTATTAAAATAACGGTGTCTAAATATACATGGGGATTTAAAAGAGTCAGTGCTAGTATGGTGACTATTGTTTTTTTCAATGAATCACTCGTTCTATCATTTCCAACATCAAAGGTTTCACTGCTTTTAACGGCTTTTATGATAGATGATATCCCGTAATAAGCAAGAAATATAACCCCAAAAGCTGTGGAAAGAAGCATCAAAGTCTTATTTCCGTCTATTATAGAACTTAAACCTAAAGTCCCTGCTGTAATGAGCACCATATCTAAGAAAGAGCACAATAACGCTGTTAT from Psychrilyobacter piezotolerans encodes the following:
- a CDS encoding ABC transporter permease — translated: MKKGGILNIGYLILWIFPVYIFGRDFFFLEDLMGVMDGETAGLVLMSFKQGILSSILAFIAAILPAYYVTYRRGLLSTLMEGTIFIPFFFPVISTVITFSLVFNLPLLKDLGILYSLKAILIANVFYNAPIFVKYLSLGMKRIPNEVIEAGLECGASKWVIFTKIKLPLILPQIFRGFFLVFTYSFTSFGIVLSLGGLRFSTLEVEIVNSLMGSADFSRMFALGIVQFLILTGVNIIGEKITGYELEEDEKTGEVSLITVIYSYLFILFEFGIVGINLIFSFYNYYDKKFSIRAFIDILSPEFNQKYPVVESIINSGMIAMVTAFIVVIFTYLLLKSTSRFSTYIIFSTFGISSGFLGITLVYTNIIYDIPYIVLLIGGFFLTTVPLAYSFMYQYIKKFPMEILEAGSIDGANKFQTFIYVELPILKEVLTGTYLQIFAVIYAEFTITYTMQLGRYLPLSSVVNYNLYTNKLFLESAAMSSLNILIIGILFMLPYMKRKKL
- a CDS encoding LysE/ArgO family amino acid transporter yields the protein MNLSVVTQGFGVGISLIVAIGAQNSYVLKNGILKKHVFITALLCSFLDMVLITAGTLGLSSIIDGNKTLMLLSTAFGVIFLAYYGISSIIKAVKSSETFDVGNDRTSDSLKKTIVTILALTLLNPHVYLDTVILIGSIGSKFAEHQQIDFIIGACSASFVWFFGLAYGARILIPIFKKEITWKILDIVIGLIMLRIASKLVFFAMESHLLG